The Marivivens sp. LCG002 genome contains a region encoding:
- a CDS encoding HlyD family efflux transporter periplasmic adaptor subunit: protein MSTLPDWIIGVLSIVLPNFGETGTTVYNGYVEGDYVYVAPAAAGRIAELSVEEGEVIAQGVTLFRLEDAAQTAALKSAEAQVAVAKANLENLQTGGRSAEIDVIRANLDQARADQHLAETTLERTRQLFATGNVSKASVDANVAKLESANARIAQLEAQLQVAELPARDAQRIAAEASVEAALAVLDGAQTALDDRAIDAPLAGLVDKVFYDIGEVAGAGAPVVAILPPDTLKALFFVREADRMNVQIGSLFDVSCNGCAPDTYARVTRLASSPQFTPPILYSKDEVARLVFRAEAELVNTDGILPGQSLTLTARE, encoded by the coding sequence ATGAGCACCCTACCTGACTGGATTATCGGCGTATTGAGCATCGTCCTTCCGAACTTTGGCGAAACAGGGACCACCGTCTATAACGGCTATGTCGAGGGCGACTATGTCTATGTCGCGCCCGCCGCGGCCGGCCGGATCGCTGAACTTTCCGTTGAAGAAGGCGAGGTCATTGCGCAGGGGGTGACGCTCTTTCGTCTCGAGGACGCCGCACAAACGGCCGCGCTTAAGTCTGCCGAGGCCCAAGTTGCGGTTGCAAAGGCAAATCTCGAGAACCTCCAGACAGGAGGCCGCAGCGCCGAGATCGACGTCATCCGCGCCAATCTTGATCAGGCACGTGCGGATCAACATCTTGCTGAAACGACGCTCGAACGGACGCGGCAACTCTTTGCGACGGGCAATGTGTCGAAAGCCAGCGTCGATGCGAATGTCGCCAAACTCGAGAGCGCGAACGCTCGGATTGCGCAACTCGAAGCACAGCTTCAAGTCGCGGAGCTTCCCGCTCGCGACGCGCAGCGTATCGCCGCCGAAGCGAGTGTCGAGGCCGCTCTCGCGGTTCTTGATGGGGCGCAGACCGCGCTGGATGATCGCGCTATTGACGCGCCCTTAGCCGGTCTCGTCGACAAAGTTTTCTATGACATCGGCGAAGTCGCAGGGGCAGGCGCCCCTGTGGTTGCGATCCTGCCTCCCGACACGCTCAAAGCGCTCTTCTTCGTGCGCGAGGCAGATCGGATGAATGTCCAGATCGGGAGCCTTTTTGACGTGAGTTGTAACGGCTGCGCTCCAGACACCTATGCACGGGTGACGCGGCTTGCGTCCTCGCCGCAATTCACGCCGCCAATTCTTTACAGCAAAGACGAGGTCGCTCGGCTTGTCTTTCGTGCCGAGGCCGAGCTTGTGAATACGGATGGCATCCTTCCGGGTCAATCATTGACGCTGACGGCCCGCGAATGA
- a CDS encoding TetR/AcrR family transcriptional regulator, with product MDTAEPNTPKFRRRAEARPDEVLDAALDLFIEQGFAQTKVEQIARKAGLSKGAVYLYFPSKMAILEGLVARAIGPITGQVFSALSAYKGDPRPIIGQFMRMMAKAMTDPKTRAVPLLVLHEAPGAPEIAAMFRRAVLDHSVPALRALIAQGVEGGHIRAVDPDLTIRTIMGPFLGHLLMSDLFGIEPEGGIALDQLVENHLSILFAGLAPEGAS from the coding sequence ATGGACACAGCAGAACCAAACACCCCCAAATTTCGTCGCCGCGCCGAAGCGCGTCCAGACGAGGTGCTCGACGCGGCCCTTGATCTCTTTATCGAGCAGGGGTTTGCACAGACAAAAGTGGAGCAGATCGCCCGCAAAGCAGGGCTTTCGAAAGGGGCGGTCTATCTCTACTTTCCCTCCAAGATGGCGATATTAGAGGGGCTGGTTGCCCGCGCCATCGGACCGATCACAGGTCAGGTGTTTTCCGCATTGAGCGCCTACAAAGGCGATCCGCGTCCGATCATTGGTCAATTCATGCGTATGATGGCCAAGGCGATGACGGACCCAAAGACCCGCGCGGTCCCGCTTCTTGTTTTGCATGAGGCACCAGGGGCGCCTGAAATCGCGGCGATGTTCCGTCGGGCCGTTCTTGATCACTCGGTTCCCGCGCTCCGCGCCTTGATCGCTCAAGGGGTTGAGGGGGGGCATATTCGTGCCGTCGATCCGGACCTGACCATCCGCACAATCATGGGTCCCTTTCTCGGGCATCTTTTGATGTCGGATCTCTTCGGGATCGAACCCGAAGGCGGCATTGCTCTCGATCAATTGGTCGAGAACCATCTTTCGATTCTTTTTGCGGGGCTTGCCCCAGAAGGCGCATCATGA
- a CDS encoding RidA family protein, translating into MAQITRKHSSNRMSQIVIHGDTIYLAGQVGTAGASVTQQTQDCLREIDALLAEAGSDKTHILQAIIWLDDMAHFEEMNAVWDAWVPEGHAPARATGEARLASDEYQVEIIITAARKTA; encoded by the coding sequence ATGGCCCAGATCACGCGCAAGCACAGCTCGAACCGGATGTCTCAAATCGTGATCCACGGAGATACGATTTACCTTGCGGGGCAGGTTGGAACTGCAGGGGCGAGTGTGACTCAGCAAACGCAGGACTGCCTTCGCGAAATCGACGCGCTTCTGGCAGAGGCCGGTTCGGATAAAACTCATATCCTCCAGGCCATCATCTGGCTCGATGATATGGCGCATTTCGAGGAAATGAACGCTGTCTGGGATGCTTGGGTGCCCGAGGGGCACGCGCCCGCACGTGCGACGGGCGAGGCGCGGCTTGCCAGCGATGAATATCAAGTCGAGATCATCATTACTGCCGCCCGAAAGACGGCTTGA